In one window of Gorilla gorilla gorilla isolate KB3781 chromosome 2, NHGRI_mGorGor1-v2.1_pri, whole genome shotgun sequence DNA:
- the DALRD3 gene encoding DALR anticodon-binding domain-containing protein 3 isoform X1 has product MATRRLGVGETLGALNAALGPGGPVWIKETRTRHLRSRDFLAPHRALQARFDDGQVPEHLLHALACLQGPGVAPVLRCAATPAGLSLQLQRSAVFERVLSAVAAYATPASPASLGQRVLLHCPALRSSPCALRLSQLRTVLVADHLARALRAHGVCVRLVPAVRDPHMLTFLQQLRVDWPAALERASSHTLRSHALEKLTSANDGRTLSPGILGRLCLKELVEEQGRTAGYDLNLDNCLVTEDLLSVLAELQEALWHWPEDSHPGLAGASDTGTDGCLVVHVVSCEEEFQQQKLDLLWRKLVDKAPLRQKHLICGPVKVAGAPGTLMTAPEYYEFRHAQVCKASALKHGGDLAQDPAWTEIVGVLSVATIKFEMLSTAPQSQLFLALADSSISTKGTKSGTFVMYNCARLATLFESYKCSMEQGLYPPFPPVSSLDFSLLHDEGEWLLLFNSILPFPDLLSRTAVLDCTAPGLRIAVRTEMICKFLVQLSMDFSSYYNRVHILGVSTQQNGVGRAEGYRVKAKEAEDETSRPFLFQEPRPHLFGQMFVRLQLLRAVREVLHTGLAMLGLPPLSHI; this is encoded by the exons ATGGCGACCAGGCGCCTTGGGGTGGGGGAGACGCTGGGGGCCCTCAACGCGGCCCTGGGGCCAGGCGGTCCGGTGTGGATCAAGGAGACGCGCACCCGCCACCTGCGTTCCCGAGACTTTCTGGCACCGCACCGCGCGCTGCAGGCGCGCTTCGATGACGGCCAG GTTCCGGAGCATTTGCTCCATGCCCTCGCCTGCCTGCAGGGCCCTGGTGTGGCCCCGGTGCTGCGCTGCGCGGCGACCCCCGCGGGTCTGTCTCTCCAACTGCAGCGGTCCGCCGTCTTCGAGCGCGTCCTCAGCGCTGTGGCCGCCTATGCCACGCCCGCCTCGCCTGCCTCGCTGGGCCAGCGCGTCTTACTACACTGCCCAGCACTGCGCAGCTCCCCCTGCGCACTCCGCTTGAGCCAGCTGCGTACGGTGCTCGTGGCCGATCACCTGGCGCGAGCCCTGCGCGCTCACGG GGTGTGCGTGCGCCTAGTGCCAGCTGTGCGGGATCCGCACATGCTGACCTTCCTGCAGCAACTGCGGGTGGACTGGCCCGCTGCCTTGGAGAGAGCTTCCTCCCACACCCTGAGGAGCCACGCCCTTGAAAAACTTACCTCTGCTAATGACGGGAGGACACTGTCCCCTGGCATCCTAGGCAGACTGTGTCTGAAGGAGCTGGTGGAAGAACAGGGCCGCACAGCTGGCTATGACCTCAACCTGGACAACTGTCTGG TGACTGAGGATCTCCTCTCTGTGCTGGCTGAGCTGCAAGAGGCTCTATGGCATTGGCCCGAGGACAGCCACCCAGGCCTG GCTGGGGCCTCAGATACTGGTACAGACGGCTGCTTGGTTGTACATGTTGTTAGCTGTGAGGAGGAGTTCCAGCAACAGAAATTGGACCTGCTTTGGCGGAAGTTGGTTGACAAGGCTCCACTCAGACAG AAGCACCTGATCTGTGGCCCTGTGAAAGTAGCTGGTGCACCTGGCACTCTGATGACTGCCCCTGAGTACTACGA GTTCCGGCATGCCCAGGTGTGCAAGGCCTCAGCACTGAAGCATGGTGGGGATCTGGCACAAG ACCCAGCCTGGACAGAGATCGTTGGTGTTCTCTCTGTGGCCACCATCAAGTTTGAGATGCTGAGCACAGCCCCACAAAGTCAG CTCTTCCTGGCTCTGGCTGACAGCAGTATCTCCACGAAGGGCACAAAGAGTGGCACCTTTGTCATGTATAATTGTGCCCGTCTTGCCACACTCTTTGAGAGTTACAAGTGTAGTATGGAACAAGGTCTGTACCCCCCTTTTCCTCCTGTGAGCAGTCTGGACTTCTCACTGCTACATGATGAG GGTGAGTGGTTGTTGCTCTTCAACAGTATCCTCCCCTTTCCGGATCTGCTGAGCCGGACAGCAGTGCTGGACTGCACAGCCCCAGGGCTCCGCATTGCTGTACGCACAGAGATG ATATGCAAGTTCCTGGTACAGCTCAGCATGGATTTCAGCTCCTACTACAACCGGGTACACATCCTGGGGGTGAGCACACAGCAAAACGGGGTGGGACGTGCAGAGGGGTACAGGGTAAAGGCAAAGGAAGCAGAGGATGAGACCAGCAGGCCCTTTCTCTTTCAGGAGCCTCGACCACACCTCTTTGGTCAGATGTTCGTCCGCCTGCAGCTTCTGAGAGCTGTGCGTGAGGTGCTCCATACTGGCCTGGCTATGCTGGGTCTCCCTCCACTGAGCCACATCTAA
- the DALRD3 gene encoding DALR anticodon-binding domain-containing protein 3 isoform X5, whose translation MLTFLQQLRVDWPAALERASSHTLRSHALEKLTSANDGRTLSPGILGRLCLKELVEEQGRTAGYDLNLDNCLVTEDLLSVLAELQEALWHWPEDSHPGLAGASDTGTDGCLVVHVVSCEEEFQQQKLDLLWRKLVDKAPLRQKHLICGPVKVAGAPGTLMTAPEYYEFRHAQVCKASALKHGGDLAQDPAWTEIVGVLSVATIKFEMLSTAPQSQLFLALADSSISTKGTKSGTFVMYNCARLATLFESYKCSMEQGLYPPFPPVSSLDFSLLHDEGEWLLLFNSILPFPDLLSRTAVLDCTAPGLRIAVRTEMICKFLVQLSMDFSSYYNRVHILGEPRPHLFGQMFVRLQLLRAVREVLHTGLAMLGLPPLSHI comes from the exons ATGCTGACCTTCCTGCAGCAACTGCGGGTGGACTGGCCCGCTGCCTTGGAGAGAGCTTCCTCCCACACCCTGAGGAGCCACGCCCTTGAAAAACTTACCTCTGCTAATGACGGGAGGACACTGTCCCCTGGCATCCTAGGCAGACTGTGTCTGAAGGAGCTGGTGGAAGAACAGGGCCGCACAGCTGGCTATGACCTCAACCTGGACAACTGTCTGG TGACTGAGGATCTCCTCTCTGTGCTGGCTGAGCTGCAAGAGGCTCTATGGCATTGGCCCGAGGACAGCCACCCAGGCCTG GCTGGGGCCTCAGATACTGGTACAGACGGCTGCTTGGTTGTACATGTTGTTAGCTGTGAGGAGGAGTTCCAGCAACAGAAATTGGACCTGCTTTGGCGGAAGTTGGTTGACAAGGCTCCACTCAGACAG AAGCACCTGATCTGTGGCCCTGTGAAAGTAGCTGGTGCACCTGGCACTCTGATGACTGCCCCTGAGTACTACGA GTTCCGGCATGCCCAGGTGTGCAAGGCCTCAGCACTGAAGCATGGTGGGGATCTGGCACAAG ACCCAGCCTGGACAGAGATCGTTGGTGTTCTCTCTGTGGCCACCATCAAGTTTGAGATGCTGAGCACAGCCCCACAAAGTCAG CTCTTCCTGGCTCTGGCTGACAGCAGTATCTCCACGAAGGGCACAAAGAGTGGCACCTTTGTCATGTATAATTGTGCCCGTCTTGCCACACTCTTTGAGAGTTACAAGTGTAGTATGGAACAAGGTCTGTACCCCCCTTTTCCTCCTGTGAGCAGTCTGGACTTCTCACTGCTACATGATGAG GGTGAGTGGTTGTTGCTCTTCAACAGTATCCTCCCCTTTCCGGATCTGCTGAGCCGGACAGCAGTGCTGGACTGCACAGCCCCAGGGCTCCGCATTGCTGTACGCACAGAGATG ATATGCAAGTTCCTGGTACAGCTCAGCATGGATTTCAGCTCCTACTACAACCGGGTACACATCCTGGGG GAGCCTCGACCACACCTCTTTGGTCAGATGTTCGTCCGCCTGCAGCTTCTGAGAGCTGTGCGTGAGGTGCTCCATACTGGCCTGGCTATGCTGGGTCTCCCTCCACTGAGCCACATCTAA
- the DALRD3 gene encoding DALR anticodon-binding domain-containing protein 3 isoform X2 translates to MATRRLGVGETLGALNAALGPGGPVWIKETRTRHLRSRDFLAPHRALQARFDDGQVPEHLLHALACLQGPGVAPVLRCAATPAGLSLQLQRSAVFERVLSAVAAYATPASPASLGQRVLLHCPALRSSPCALRLSQLRTVLVADHLARALRAHGVCVRLVPAVRDPHMLTFLQQLRVDWPAALERASSHTLRSHALEKLTSANDGRTLSPGILGRLCLKELVEEQGRTAGYDLNLDNCLVTEDLLSVLAELQEALWHWPEDSHPGLAGASDTGTDGCLVVHVVSCEEEFQQQKLDLLWRKLVDKAPLRQKHLICGPVKVAGAPGTLMTAPEYYEFRHAQVCKASALKHGGDLAQDPAWTEIVGVLSVATIKFEMLSTAPQSQLFLALADSSISTKGTKSGTFVMYNCARLATLFESYKCSMEQGLYPPFPPVSSLDFSLLHDEGEWLLLFNSILPFPDLLSRTAVLDCTAPGLRIAVRTEMICKFLVQLSMDFSSYYNRVHILGEPRPHLFGQMFVRLQLLRAVREVLHTGLAMLGLPPLSHI, encoded by the exons ATGGCGACCAGGCGCCTTGGGGTGGGGGAGACGCTGGGGGCCCTCAACGCGGCCCTGGGGCCAGGCGGTCCGGTGTGGATCAAGGAGACGCGCACCCGCCACCTGCGTTCCCGAGACTTTCTGGCACCGCACCGCGCGCTGCAGGCGCGCTTCGATGACGGCCAG GTTCCGGAGCATTTGCTCCATGCCCTCGCCTGCCTGCAGGGCCCTGGTGTGGCCCCGGTGCTGCGCTGCGCGGCGACCCCCGCGGGTCTGTCTCTCCAACTGCAGCGGTCCGCCGTCTTCGAGCGCGTCCTCAGCGCTGTGGCCGCCTATGCCACGCCCGCCTCGCCTGCCTCGCTGGGCCAGCGCGTCTTACTACACTGCCCAGCACTGCGCAGCTCCCCCTGCGCACTCCGCTTGAGCCAGCTGCGTACGGTGCTCGTGGCCGATCACCTGGCGCGAGCCCTGCGCGCTCACGG GGTGTGCGTGCGCCTAGTGCCAGCTGTGCGGGATCCGCACATGCTGACCTTCCTGCAGCAACTGCGGGTGGACTGGCCCGCTGCCTTGGAGAGAGCTTCCTCCCACACCCTGAGGAGCCACGCCCTTGAAAAACTTACCTCTGCTAATGACGGGAGGACACTGTCCCCTGGCATCCTAGGCAGACTGTGTCTGAAGGAGCTGGTGGAAGAACAGGGCCGCACAGCTGGCTATGACCTCAACCTGGACAACTGTCTGG TGACTGAGGATCTCCTCTCTGTGCTGGCTGAGCTGCAAGAGGCTCTATGGCATTGGCCCGAGGACAGCCACCCAGGCCTG GCTGGGGCCTCAGATACTGGTACAGACGGCTGCTTGGTTGTACATGTTGTTAGCTGTGAGGAGGAGTTCCAGCAACAGAAATTGGACCTGCTTTGGCGGAAGTTGGTTGACAAGGCTCCACTCAGACAG AAGCACCTGATCTGTGGCCCTGTGAAAGTAGCTGGTGCACCTGGCACTCTGATGACTGCCCCTGAGTACTACGA GTTCCGGCATGCCCAGGTGTGCAAGGCCTCAGCACTGAAGCATGGTGGGGATCTGGCACAAG ACCCAGCCTGGACAGAGATCGTTGGTGTTCTCTCTGTGGCCACCATCAAGTTTGAGATGCTGAGCACAGCCCCACAAAGTCAG CTCTTCCTGGCTCTGGCTGACAGCAGTATCTCCACGAAGGGCACAAAGAGTGGCACCTTTGTCATGTATAATTGTGCCCGTCTTGCCACACTCTTTGAGAGTTACAAGTGTAGTATGGAACAAGGTCTGTACCCCCCTTTTCCTCCTGTGAGCAGTCTGGACTTCTCACTGCTACATGATGAG GGTGAGTGGTTGTTGCTCTTCAACAGTATCCTCCCCTTTCCGGATCTGCTGAGCCGGACAGCAGTGCTGGACTGCACAGCCCCAGGGCTCCGCATTGCTGTACGCACAGAGATG ATATGCAAGTTCCTGGTACAGCTCAGCATGGATTTCAGCTCCTACTACAACCGGGTACACATCCTGGGG GAGCCTCGACCACACCTCTTTGGTCAGATGTTCGTCCGCCTGCAGCTTCTGAGAGCTGTGCGTGAGGTGCTCCATACTGGCCTGGCTATGCTGGGTCTCCCTCCACTGAGCCACATCTAA
- the DALRD3 gene encoding DALR anticodon-binding domain-containing protein 3 isoform X4 — MATRRLGVGETLGALNAALGPGGPVWIKETRTRHLRSRDFLAPHRALQARFDDGQVPEHLLHALACLQGPGVAPVLRCAATPAGLSLQLQRSAVFERVLSAVAAYATPASPASLGQRVLLHCPALRSSPCALRLSQLRTVLVADHLARALRAHGVCVRLVPAVRDPHMLTFLQQLRVDWPAALERASSHTLRSHALEKLTSANDGRTLSPGILGRLCLKELVEEQGRTAGYDLNLDNCLVTEDLLSVLAELQEALWHWPEDSHPGLAGASDTGTDGCLVVHVVSCEEEFQQQKLDLLWRKLVDKAPLRQKHLICGPVKVAGAPGTLMTAPEYYEFRHAQVCKASALKHGGDLAQDPAWTEIVGVLSVATIKFEMLSTAPQSQLFLALADSSISTKGTKSGTFVMYNCARLATLFESYKCSMEQGLYPPFPPVSSLDFSLLHDEYPPLSGSAEPDSSAGLHSPRAPHCCTHRDDMQVPGTAQHGFQLLLQPGTHPGGASTTPLWSDVRPPAASESCA; from the exons ATGGCGACCAGGCGCCTTGGGGTGGGGGAGACGCTGGGGGCCCTCAACGCGGCCCTGGGGCCAGGCGGTCCGGTGTGGATCAAGGAGACGCGCACCCGCCACCTGCGTTCCCGAGACTTTCTGGCACCGCACCGCGCGCTGCAGGCGCGCTTCGATGACGGCCAG GTTCCGGAGCATTTGCTCCATGCCCTCGCCTGCCTGCAGGGCCCTGGTGTGGCCCCGGTGCTGCGCTGCGCGGCGACCCCCGCGGGTCTGTCTCTCCAACTGCAGCGGTCCGCCGTCTTCGAGCGCGTCCTCAGCGCTGTGGCCGCCTATGCCACGCCCGCCTCGCCTGCCTCGCTGGGCCAGCGCGTCTTACTACACTGCCCAGCACTGCGCAGCTCCCCCTGCGCACTCCGCTTGAGCCAGCTGCGTACGGTGCTCGTGGCCGATCACCTGGCGCGAGCCCTGCGCGCTCACGG GGTGTGCGTGCGCCTAGTGCCAGCTGTGCGGGATCCGCACATGCTGACCTTCCTGCAGCAACTGCGGGTGGACTGGCCCGCTGCCTTGGAGAGAGCTTCCTCCCACACCCTGAGGAGCCACGCCCTTGAAAAACTTACCTCTGCTAATGACGGGAGGACACTGTCCCCTGGCATCCTAGGCAGACTGTGTCTGAAGGAGCTGGTGGAAGAACAGGGCCGCACAGCTGGCTATGACCTCAACCTGGACAACTGTCTGG TGACTGAGGATCTCCTCTCTGTGCTGGCTGAGCTGCAAGAGGCTCTATGGCATTGGCCCGAGGACAGCCACCCAGGCCTG GCTGGGGCCTCAGATACTGGTACAGACGGCTGCTTGGTTGTACATGTTGTTAGCTGTGAGGAGGAGTTCCAGCAACAGAAATTGGACCTGCTTTGGCGGAAGTTGGTTGACAAGGCTCCACTCAGACAG AAGCACCTGATCTGTGGCCCTGTGAAAGTAGCTGGTGCACCTGGCACTCTGATGACTGCCCCTGAGTACTACGA GTTCCGGCATGCCCAGGTGTGCAAGGCCTCAGCACTGAAGCATGGTGGGGATCTGGCACAAG ACCCAGCCTGGACAGAGATCGTTGGTGTTCTCTCTGTGGCCACCATCAAGTTTGAGATGCTGAGCACAGCCCCACAAAGTCAG CTCTTCCTGGCTCTGGCTGACAGCAGTATCTCCACGAAGGGCACAAAGAGTGGCACCTTTGTCATGTATAATTGTGCCCGTCTTGCCACACTCTTTGAGAGTTACAAGTGTAGTATGGAACAAGGTCTGTACCCCCCTTTTCCTCCTGTGAGCAGTCTGGACTTCTCACTGCTACATGATGAG TATCCTCCCCTTTCCGGATCTGCTGAGCCGGACAGCAGTGCTGGACTGCACAGCCCCAGGGCTCCGCATTGCTGTACGCACAGAGATG ATATGCAAGTTCCTGGTACAGCTCAGCATGGATTTCAGCTCCTACTACAACCGGGTACACATCCTGGGG GAGCCTCGACCACACCTCTTTGGTCAGATGTTCGTCCGCCTGCAGCTTCTGAGAGCTGTGCGTGA
- the DALRD3 gene encoding DALR anticodon-binding domain-containing protein 3 isoform X3, whose translation MATRRLGVGETLGALNAALGPGGPVWIKETRTRHLRSRDFLAPHRALQARFDDGQVPEHLLHALACLQGPGVAPVLRCAATPAGLSLQLQRSAVFERVLSAVAAYATPASPASLGQRVLLHCPALRSSPCALRLSQLRTVLVADHLARALRAHGVCVRLVPAVRDPHMLTFLQQLRVDWPAALERASSHTLRSHALEKLTSANDGRTLSPGILGRLCLKELVEEQGRTAGYDLNLDNCLVTEDLLSVLAELQEALWHWPEDSHPGLAGASDTGTDGCLVVHVVSCEEEFQQQKLDLLWRKLVDKAPLRQKHLICGPVKVAGAPGTLMTAPEYYEFRHAQVCKASALKHGGDLAQDPAWTEIVGVLSVATIKFEMLSTAPQSQLFLALADSSISTKGTKSGTFVMYNCARLATLFESYKCSMEQGLYPPFPPVSSLDFSLLHDEYPPLSGSAEPDSSAGLHSPRAPHCCTHRDDMQVPGTAQHGFQLLLQPGTHPGGEHTAKRGGTCRGVQGKGKGSRG comes from the exons ATGGCGACCAGGCGCCTTGGGGTGGGGGAGACGCTGGGGGCCCTCAACGCGGCCCTGGGGCCAGGCGGTCCGGTGTGGATCAAGGAGACGCGCACCCGCCACCTGCGTTCCCGAGACTTTCTGGCACCGCACCGCGCGCTGCAGGCGCGCTTCGATGACGGCCAG GTTCCGGAGCATTTGCTCCATGCCCTCGCCTGCCTGCAGGGCCCTGGTGTGGCCCCGGTGCTGCGCTGCGCGGCGACCCCCGCGGGTCTGTCTCTCCAACTGCAGCGGTCCGCCGTCTTCGAGCGCGTCCTCAGCGCTGTGGCCGCCTATGCCACGCCCGCCTCGCCTGCCTCGCTGGGCCAGCGCGTCTTACTACACTGCCCAGCACTGCGCAGCTCCCCCTGCGCACTCCGCTTGAGCCAGCTGCGTACGGTGCTCGTGGCCGATCACCTGGCGCGAGCCCTGCGCGCTCACGG GGTGTGCGTGCGCCTAGTGCCAGCTGTGCGGGATCCGCACATGCTGACCTTCCTGCAGCAACTGCGGGTGGACTGGCCCGCTGCCTTGGAGAGAGCTTCCTCCCACACCCTGAGGAGCCACGCCCTTGAAAAACTTACCTCTGCTAATGACGGGAGGACACTGTCCCCTGGCATCCTAGGCAGACTGTGTCTGAAGGAGCTGGTGGAAGAACAGGGCCGCACAGCTGGCTATGACCTCAACCTGGACAACTGTCTGG TGACTGAGGATCTCCTCTCTGTGCTGGCTGAGCTGCAAGAGGCTCTATGGCATTGGCCCGAGGACAGCCACCCAGGCCTG GCTGGGGCCTCAGATACTGGTACAGACGGCTGCTTGGTTGTACATGTTGTTAGCTGTGAGGAGGAGTTCCAGCAACAGAAATTGGACCTGCTTTGGCGGAAGTTGGTTGACAAGGCTCCACTCAGACAG AAGCACCTGATCTGTGGCCCTGTGAAAGTAGCTGGTGCACCTGGCACTCTGATGACTGCCCCTGAGTACTACGA GTTCCGGCATGCCCAGGTGTGCAAGGCCTCAGCACTGAAGCATGGTGGGGATCTGGCACAAG ACCCAGCCTGGACAGAGATCGTTGGTGTTCTCTCTGTGGCCACCATCAAGTTTGAGATGCTGAGCACAGCCCCACAAAGTCAG CTCTTCCTGGCTCTGGCTGACAGCAGTATCTCCACGAAGGGCACAAAGAGTGGCACCTTTGTCATGTATAATTGTGCCCGTCTTGCCACACTCTTTGAGAGTTACAAGTGTAGTATGGAACAAGGTCTGTACCCCCCTTTTCCTCCTGTGAGCAGTCTGGACTTCTCACTGCTACATGATGAG TATCCTCCCCTTTCCGGATCTGCTGAGCCGGACAGCAGTGCTGGACTGCACAGCCCCAGGGCTCCGCATTGCTGTACGCACAGAGATG ATATGCAAGTTCCTGGTACAGCTCAGCATGGATTTCAGCTCCTACTACAACCGGGTACACATCCTGGGGGTGAGCACACAGCAAAACGGGGTGGGACGTGCAGAGGGGTACAGGGTAAAGGCAAAGGAAGCAGAGGATGA
- the NDUFAF3 gene encoding NADH dehydrogenase [ubiquinone] 1 alpha subcomplex assembly factor 3 isoform X2 — protein MATALALRSLYRARHSLRCLPVELPWAPRRGHRLSPADDELYQRTRISLLQREAAQAMYIDSYNSRGFMINGNRVLGPCALLPHSVVQWNVGSHQDITEESFSLFWLLEPRIEIVVVGTGDRTERLQSQVLQAVRQRGIAVEVQDTPNACATFNFLCHEGRVTGAALIPPPGGTSLTSLGQAAQ, from the exons ATGGCCACCGCTCTCGCGCTACGCAGCTTGTACCGAGCGCGACACTCGCTGCGCTGTCTGCCCGTTGAGCTTCCCTG GGCCCCGCGGCGAGGGCATCGGCTCTCGCCGGCGGATGACGAGCTGTATCAGCGGACGCGCATCTCTCTGCTGCAACGCGAGGCCGCTCAGGCAATGTACATCGACAGCTACAACAGCCGCGGCTTCATGATAAACGGAAACCGCGTGCTCGGCCCCTGCGCTCTGCTCCCGCACTCGGTGGTGCAGTGGAAC GTGGGATCCCACCAGGACATCACCGAAGAGAGCTTTTCCCTCTTCTGGTTGCTGGAGCCCCGGATAG AGATCGTGGTGGTGGGGACTGGAGACCGGACCGAGAGGCTGCAGTCCCAGGTGCTTCAAGCCGTGAGGCAGCGGGGCATTGCTGTGGAAGTGCAGGACACG CCCAATGCCTGTGCCACCTTCAACTTCCTGTGTCATGAAGGCCGAGTAACTGGAGCTGCTCTCATCCCTCCACCAGGAGGGACTTCACTTACATCTTTGGGCCAAGCTGCTCAATGA
- the NDUFAF3 gene encoding NADH dehydrogenase [ubiquinone] 1 alpha subcomplex assembly factor 3 isoform X1, translated as MYIDSYNSRGFMINGNRVLGPCALLPHSVVQWNVGSHQDITEESFSLFWLLEPRIEIVVVGTGDRTERLQSQVLQAVRQRGIAVEVQDTPNACATFNFLCHEGRVTGAALIPPPGGTSLTSLGQAAQ; from the exons ATGTACATCGACAGCTACAACAGCCGCGGCTTCATGATAAACGGAAACCGCGTGCTCGGCCCCTGCGCTCTGCTCCCGCACTCGGTGGTGCAGTGGAAC GTGGGATCCCACCAGGACATCACCGAAGAGAGCTTTTCCCTCTTCTGGTTGCTGGAGCCCCGGATAG AGATCGTGGTGGTGGGGACTGGAGACCGGACCGAGAGGCTGCAGTCCCAGGTGCTTCAAGCCGTGAGGCAGCGGGGCATTGCTGTGGAAGTGCAGGACACG CCCAATGCCTGTGCCACCTTCAACTTCCTGTGTCATGAAGGCCGAGTAACTGGAGCTGCTCTCATCCCTCCACCAGGAGGGACTTCACTTACATCTTTGGGCCAAGCTGCTCAATGA